In Cydia strobilella chromosome 6, ilCydStro3.1, whole genome shotgun sequence, one DNA window encodes the following:
- the LOC134742410 gene encoding bax inhibitor 1, whose product MAPSIQTFVNSFQNRLEPPVRQHLKNVYGALTMTCTSACAGVYVDYAIFQAGLLSAIAGIGFMLMLLATPDDYGKNTNKRLGYLLGFGLTSGMGLGPLLAIVNAINPAIIVTALLGTTLVFVCFSIAAMLAERGSWLFLGGTLGTLVSSMAIMSLMNIFMQSRILYQTHLYLGLLMMCGFVLFDTQLIIEKRRLGNKDFVQHALELFIDFIGIFRRLLIILTQKEEQDRRRKRE is encoded by the exons atggctCCTAGTATTCAAACATTTGTGAATAGTTTTCAGAATCGACT GGAACCCCCAGTCCGCCAACATCTGAAAAATGTTTATGGCGCGCTCACAATGACATGTACTTCTGCCTGTGCAGGAGTATATGTTGACTATGCTATATTTCAAGCTGGACTTCTCTCCGCTATTGCTGGAATTGGCTTCATGTTGATGCTTCTTGCCACTCCTGATGACTATGGCAAGAACACAAACAAGCGTCTCGGATATCTCTTGGGATTCGGTTTAACATCAG GTATGGGTTTGGGTCCGCTGCTAGCCATTGTCAATGCGATTAATCCTGCCATCATTGTGACGGCACTCCTGGGCACGACTCTGGTGTTTGTCTGCTTCTCCATCGCTGCAATGCTTGCTGAGCGCGGCAGCTGGCTCTTCCTTGGGGGCACACTGGGAACTCTGGTGTCTTCTATGGCTATTATGAGCCTTATGAACATCTTCATGCAGTCACGCATTTTGTACCAg ACCCACCTGTACCTCGGCCTGCTGATGATGTGCGGCTTCGTGCTGTTCGACACGCAGCTGATCATCGAGAAGCGCCGCCTCGGCAACAAGGACTTCGTGCAGCACGCCCTCGAACTGTTCATCGACTTCATTGGCATCTTCCGCAGGCTGCTCATCATCTTGACGCAAAAG GAGGAGCAGGATCGTCGCCGCAAGCGTGAATAA